In the genome of Notamacropus eugenii isolate mMacEug1 chromosome 5, mMacEug1.pri_v2, whole genome shotgun sequence, one region contains:
- the HRC gene encoding sarcoplasmic reticulum histidine-rich calcium-binding protein, which produces MGPLWPGLRCCALFLLLLSTSKTSGGLSRAEAQVFPDTVQSPPATPEDGSQPAFIAAPGHSPRDHREEEDISAEAGLWGTHHEEAEYSHPEDVSVEHGHWGGEEEEDEGGEEEEDASSEQRTQGHEDEDEDDDHDDTEQDSWGETQASEEEGEEDGVSTEHNRDFGDLGEEEEEEEEEDESAELGHWVNHRDDSTEEHLGTVSAKPPSQEEEEDEAFPIDAEPERWRGAPSHRDSEEEDSAEPEHGDSQEDNQEGEASMSWEPDQEPPGPSEEEEEGTSTSVEEGGHWGGLRPGAQGEEEEEEEEEEGHKRSQQESEQGAEDSGEDHGEEDAEAPVLEDRASSERVTTRAPAEESLEDDSEEQEEARGQGQQEGEVEEYQPGSLCHYCGFCKRCTECESCRCDEENMGEHCDHCKHCQFCYLCPLLCETVCAPGGYVDHFSSNLFQALAEMVETPEP; this is translated from the exons ATGGGGCCCCTTTGGCCAGGTCTCCGCTGCTgtgccctcttcctcctcctgctatCAACCTCCAAAACCTCCGGGGGCCTCTCCAGAGCAGAGGCCCAGGTCTTCCCAGACACTGTCCAGAGCCCTCCGGCAACCCCTGAAGATGGGAGCCAGCCTGCTTTCATAGCTGCTCCAGGCCACAGTCCAAGGGACCACAGGGAGGAAGAAGACATATCGGCTGAGGCTGGGCTCTGGGGGACCCATCATGAGGAGGCTGAGTACAGCCACCCTGAGGACGTGTCTGTGGAACACGGGCACtgggggggagaagaggaggaggatgaggggggtgaggaggaagaagatgccTCGAGTGAGCAGAGGACCCAAGGCCATGAGGATGAAGACGAGGACGATGACCATGACGACACTGAGCAAGATTCCTGGGGTGAGACCCAGGCgtcagaggaggagggagaagaggacggTGTTTCCACAGAGCACAACAGGGATTTTGGGGAccttggagaagaggaagaagaagaggaggaagaagacgAGTCAGCAGAGCTTGGGCACTGGGTGAACCACAGGGACGACTCCACAGAAGAGCACCTTGGCACAGTGTCTGCCAAGCCTCCAagccaggaggaagaggaagatgaagccTTCCCCATTGACGCTGAGCCTGAGCGCTGGAGGGGGGCTCCTAGTCACAGGGACTCAGAAGAGGAGGATTCTGCTGAGCCAGAGCATGGGGACAGTCAGGAGGATAACCAGGAAGGAGAGGCCAGCATGTCCTGGGAGCCTGACCAGGAGCCTCCAGGCCcctcagaggaggaggaggaaggcacAAGCACCTCtgtggaggagggagggcactGGGGAGGTCTGAGACCTGGAGcccagggggaggaggaggaggaggaagaggaggaagaaggccACAAGAGAAGCCAGCAGGAGTCTGAGCAGGGGGCTGAGGACAGTGGTGAGGACCATGGGGAAGAGGACGCTGAGGCCCCTGTCCTGGAGGATAGAGCCAGCTCTGAGAGAGTGACCACCAGGGCCCCTGCAGAGGAGAGCCTGGAAGACGACAGTGAGGAGCAGGAGGAGGCCAGAGGCCAGG GCCAACAGGAGGGGGAGGTAGAGGAGTACCAGCCCGGCTCGCTGTGCCATTACTGCGGCTTctgtaag AGATGCACTGAGTGCGAGTCCTGCCGCTGCGATGAGGAAAACATGGGAGAGCATTGTGATCACTGCAAG CACTGCCAGTTCTGCTATCTCTGCCCTCTACTCTGCGAGACGGTCTGTGCCCCTG GAGGCTATGTGGACCACTTCTCATCCAACCTGTTTCA AGCCTTGGCCGAGATGGTGGAAACCCCAGAGCCGTGA